A portion of the Stigmatella aurantiaca DW4/3-1 genome contains these proteins:
- a CDS encoding FAD-dependent monooxygenase: MVYDVVIAGAGPVGLFLACELRLAKLSVLVLERLEDPHSPLKRLPFGMRGLWGPSIEAFYRRGLLEQIASQRRDESSQPRPGSMASGSQVRGPAGHFAGIAFDYSNIDSSRWTYRLPSPADTQLGSEMEHLERVLTAHALSAGVEIQRGHGVEGFESANDEITVHAGEQRVRARWLVGCDGGRSTVRKQGGFEFVGTEPEFTGYSVQVEIADPEKLRMGRHYTPTGVYTQWQPGVIAIVDFDGGAFHRTQPVTCEHVQAVLRRVSCTDVTLKALNVATTWTDRSQQATAYRKGRVLLAGDAAHIHSPLGGQGLNLGLGDAMNLGWKLAATIRGNAPDGLLDSYTTERHPIGARILDWTRAQVALMRPNRHSRALEAILRDLIDTRDGATYFAERVWGVSLRYDLGEEHPLVGRSCPDFELEDGTRLGTLLRDGNGLLLDFGRQASLQALDGLWGGPVRYVASDAKDRLGLSALLVRPDGFVAWASDTTPSPEEVTRAAARWFASREHHAL, translated from the coding sequence TTGGTCTACGACGTGGTCATCGCAGGGGCCGGCCCGGTCGGCCTGTTCCTAGCCTGTGAGCTGCGGCTCGCGAAGCTCTCCGTGCTGGTGCTTGAACGATTGGAGGATCCGCACTCCCCCCTGAAGCGGCTCCCGTTTGGAATGCGAGGACTCTGGGGCCCAAGCATCGAAGCATTCTACCGGCGCGGACTGCTGGAACAAATTGCGTCGCAACGTCGTGACGAGAGCAGTCAGCCGAGACCTGGATCCATGGCATCCGGCTCACAGGTGCGCGGGCCGGCCGGCCACTTCGCGGGCATCGCGTTCGACTACAGCAACATCGATTCGTCGCGGTGGACGTACCGACTACCGAGCCCGGCCGACACCCAATTGGGGAGTGAAATGGAGCATCTCGAGCGCGTCCTCACCGCTCACGCACTGTCCGCCGGAGTGGAAATCCAGCGCGGCCATGGTGTCGAAGGCTTCGAGTCTGCGAACGATGAAATCACCGTCCATGCCGGCGAGCAACGCGTTCGCGCGCGTTGGCTCGTGGGTTGCGACGGCGGCCGCAGCACAGTGCGCAAGCAAGGTGGCTTCGAGTTCGTAGGTACCGAGCCTGAGTTCACGGGATATTCGGTCCAGGTCGAAATCGCCGACCCGGAGAAACTCCGCATGGGCCGTCATTACACGCCGACCGGTGTGTACACTCAGTGGCAGCCAGGGGTGATTGCGATTGTCGACTTTGACGGCGGCGCATTCCATCGCACCCAACCGGTGACGTGCGAGCACGTGCAAGCGGTCTTACGACGCGTGTCCTGCACCGACGTGACCCTCAAAGCGTTGAACGTCGCCACGACATGGACCGACCGCTCGCAGCAAGCAACGGCCTACCGCAAAGGACGGGTGTTGCTGGCGGGCGACGCCGCGCACATTCATTCACCGCTCGGCGGACAAGGCTTGAACCTCGGACTTGGAGACGCAATGAACCTCGGGTGGAAGCTTGCTGCAACCATCCGAGGCAATGCCCCCGATGGCTTACTCGACAGCTACACCACGGAGCGGCATCCGATCGGGGCGCGCATCCTCGATTGGACGCGGGCCCAGGTCGCGCTGATGCGGCCGAACCGACATTCCCGCGCGCTCGAAGCCATCCTCCGCGACCTGATCGATACGCGCGACGGCGCGACCTACTTCGCTGAACGTGTCTGGGGGGTGTCCCTCCGTTACGACCTTGGCGAGGAACACCCGTTGGTGGGCCGCAGCTGCCCGGACTTCGAGTTGGAGGACGGAACGAGGCTCGGCACCCTGCTCCGAGATGGAAACGGTTTGCTGTTGGACTTCGGCCGGCAGGCGTCGCTCCAAGCGCTTGATGGCCTTTGGGGCGGCCCTGTCAGGTACGTGGCCAGTGACGCCAAGGATCGCCTTGGACTGAGCGCGCTGCTCGTGCGTCCCGATGGGTTCGTTGCATGGGCGAGCGATACGACTCCCAGTCCCGAGGAAGTCACACGGGCCGCGGCGAGATGGTTCGCGAGCCGCGAACATCACGCCCTCTGA